One Terriglobales bacterium DNA window includes the following coding sequences:
- a CDS encoding slipin family protein, with translation MGAFGIPILVLVFYLLSCIKILRDYERGVIFRLGKVLKHPKGPGIFLVFWPIDQMVRISLRQEAFDVPPQDIITRDNVTLKVNAVVFLKVVDANAAVLQVSNYLYQTSQFAQTTLRSVLGEVELDELLAHREKLNLRIQSILDQHTDPWGVKVVNVEVKQVDLPDSMLRAMAKQAEAEREKRSKIIHAEGEYSASQRLADAAKVLATEPLTLQLRYLQTLTEIGVEKNTTIVFPLPIDIVSGIAKLMEKAQKG, from the coding sequence ATGGGCGCTTTTGGCATCCCGATCCTGGTCCTGGTGTTCTACCTTCTGAGCTGCATCAAGATCCTGCGTGACTATGAACGAGGCGTGATCTTCCGCCTGGGAAAGGTACTCAAGCACCCCAAGGGACCGGGTATCTTCCTGGTGTTCTGGCCCATCGACCAGATGGTGCGCATCTCGTTGCGGCAGGAGGCCTTCGATGTGCCGCCGCAGGACATCATCACCCGCGACAACGTCACCCTGAAAGTGAATGCGGTGGTGTTCCTGAAGGTGGTGGACGCCAATGCCGCGGTGCTGCAGGTTTCGAACTACCTCTACCAGACGTCGCAGTTCGCGCAGACCACGCTGCGCTCGGTGCTCGGCGAAGTGGAGCTGGACGAGTTGCTGGCCCACCGGGAAAAACTGAATCTGCGCATCCAGTCCATCCTCGACCAGCATACCGACCCCTGGGGCGTGAAGGTGGTCAACGTCGAAGTGAAGCAGGTCGATCTGCCGGACTCCATGTTGCGCGCCATGGCCAAGCAGGCGGAGGCGGAACGCGAGAAGCGCTCCAAGATCATCCACGCCGAGGGCGAGTACTCGGCCTCGCAACGGCTGGCGGACGCGGCCAAGGTGCTGGCGACCGAGCCCCTCACCCTACAGCTTCGCTACCTGCAGACGCTGACGGAGATCGGAGTGGAGAAGAACACCACC
- a CDS encoding nodulation protein NfeD, whose translation MVVLAALLIPATASADVLKIVVDDIIHPITEEYIGRTLDEAKKSKAEAVLIELRTPGGLETSTRKIVEKLLASPVPVIVYVTPSGSRAASAGFFILQAADVAAMAPGTNTGAAHPVLLGGKDMDENMKKKMENDSAAFMRAFVAKRGRNVEAAESAVRESKSFTEQEALKEHVIDYVAENEQSLFEQLSGKPIHRFDGTTITLDLKGDPVRPFEMTLRQKILAYIMDPNVAYLLFSLGMLALYAEFNNPGAILPGVVGVICVLLALFAFNILPTRYAALLLIVAAFALFALEAKFTSHGVLGAGGILCMVLGGLMLIDAPIPEMRVRLWTALAVAVPMGLISVFLMTLAIRAQMGKTAVGPETLVGAVGIVRTPLSPSGKVFIQGELWNAVSNTAVAVGEAVRVRRIEGLVLEVEPAAGASAAHSRDEPST comes from the coding sequence ATGGTTGTCCTGGCCGCTTTGCTGATTCCGGCGACCGCGTCGGCTGATGTGCTGAAGATCGTTGTGGATGACATCATCCATCCCATCACCGAGGAGTACATCGGGCGGACCCTCGACGAAGCCAAGAAAAGCAAAGCCGAGGCGGTGCTGATCGAGCTGCGCACGCCGGGCGGTTTGGAAACTTCGACGCGCAAGATCGTAGAGAAGCTGCTGGCGTCGCCGGTGCCGGTGATCGTCTACGTGACGCCCAGCGGGAGCCGGGCGGCGTCGGCGGGATTCTTCATTTTGCAGGCCGCAGACGTGGCGGCCATGGCGCCGGGAACGAACACGGGCGCGGCGCATCCCGTGCTTCTGGGCGGTAAGGACATGGACGAGAACATGAAGAAGAAGATGGAGAACGACTCCGCCGCCTTCATGCGCGCGTTCGTGGCCAAGCGGGGACGCAATGTGGAGGCGGCAGAGAGCGCGGTGCGGGAATCGAAGTCGTTCACCGAGCAGGAAGCGCTGAAGGAACACGTGATCGACTACGTGGCCGAGAACGAGCAGAGCCTGTTCGAGCAGTTGAGCGGAAAGCCGATCCACCGCTTCGACGGAACCACCATCACCCTCGACCTGAAGGGCGACCCGGTGCGGCCGTTCGAGATGACACTGCGGCAGAAGATCCTGGCGTACATCATGGATCCGAACGTGGCCTACCTGCTGTTCTCGCTGGGGATGCTGGCGCTGTATGCGGAGTTCAACAACCCCGGAGCCATCCTGCCGGGCGTGGTGGGAGTGATCTGCGTTCTGCTGGCGCTGTTCGCGTTCAACATCCTGCCCACGCGCTATGCCGCCCTGCTGCTCATTGTGGCAGCCTTCGCGCTGTTCGCGCTGGAGGCCAAGTTCACCAGCCACGGCGTGCTGGGGGCCGGGGGCATCCTGTGCATGGTGCTGGGCGGACTGATGCTGATCGATGCCCCGATCCCGGAAATGCGGGTGCGGCTGTGGACGGCACTGGCGGTGGCCGTCCCCATGGGGTTGATCTCGGTGTTCCTGATGACGCTGGCGATCCGCGCGCAGATGGGCAAGACAGCGGTGGGCCCGGAAACCCTGGTGGGAGCCGTGGGCATAGTGCGGACGCCGCTCAGCCCGAGCGGCAAGGTGTTCATCCAGGGCGAACTGTGGAACGCAGTGTCGAACACAGCGGTAGCAGTGGGAGAAGCGGTGCGCGTGCGCCGCATCGAGGGACTGGTGCTGGAAGTGGAGCCGGCGGCCGGAGCCAGCGCAGCGCATAGCCGGGACGAGCCTTCGACCTGA
- a CDS encoding tetratricopeptide repeat protein, which yields MIRLRSLLSSLLFLLLLGAVCAQAQQQGKTLVILPFENASSAPGLEWIGEAFPEVLGPRMASATLYVVGRDDRLYAFDRMGIPAAARPSRATIYKIVQAMDVDYAVLGRYEFDGRTFTASAQLLDVKSLRLGAEVKESGSLVKLLDVQNALAWDLLRQITPNLLMSRNDFVALAPPVRLDALENYIRGAIAGENKEKVRYFREAVRRNPAYYDAMLALGKMLYETGDHQASAGWLARIPRNDALAREAHFYLGLDYFYLGQYDRAQYALEFLASRLPLTEVHNNLGVMAARRGDAKAAVEHFRKAVEADPRDADYHFNLGVALARAGEPEEAARELRRALELTPEDTEVQSVLENLAKAQSGSRPPQERIKLNYDESSYRQMAMQIQNVNEQRLASVDPVSHARFHTERGQSLYDQGFVLDAEGEFREAVVLDPTDSAAHAGLAAVLERLNDASGARAEARAALRLAERTDALLVLARLDLRENRVEAAAESVAKALAIEPQNAEAAALQRTVASRLAEKAPAAQKP from the coding sequence TTGATCCGACTGCGCAGCCTTCTGTCTTCCCTACTCTTCCTCCTGCTGCTGGGAGCGGTGTGTGCGCAGGCGCAGCAGCAGGGCAAGACGCTGGTGATTCTGCCCTTCGAGAACGCCTCCAGCGCGCCGGGGCTGGAGTGGATCGGGGAGGCGTTCCCGGAGGTGCTGGGGCCGCGCATGGCGTCGGCCACGCTCTACGTAGTGGGGCGCGACGACCGGTTGTACGCCTTCGACCGCATGGGCATCCCGGCAGCGGCACGGCCTTCCCGGGCCACCATTTACAAAATCGTGCAGGCCATGGACGTGGACTACGCGGTGCTCGGCCGCTACGAATTTGATGGGCGGACGTTCACGGCTAGCGCGCAACTGCTGGACGTGAAGTCGCTGCGGCTGGGCGCCGAGGTGAAGGAATCTGGGTCGCTGGTGAAGCTGCTGGACGTGCAGAATGCCCTGGCCTGGGACCTGCTGCGGCAGATCACGCCCAACCTGCTGATGTCACGCAATGATTTTGTGGCGCTGGCGCCGCCGGTGCGACTGGACGCGCTCGAGAACTACATCCGCGGGGCGATCGCCGGCGAGAACAAGGAGAAGGTCCGCTATTTCCGCGAAGCGGTGCGGCGCAACCCCGCCTATTACGATGCCATGCTAGCGCTGGGCAAGATGCTGTATGAGACCGGGGACCACCAGGCTTCGGCCGGATGGCTGGCACGCATCCCCCGGAACGATGCGCTGGCCCGGGAAGCGCACTTCTACCTGGGGCTGGACTACTTCTACCTGGGGCAATACGACCGGGCCCAGTATGCGCTTGAGTTCCTGGCCTCGCGGCTGCCGCTGACCGAAGTGCACAACAACCTGGGCGTGATGGCGGCACGACGCGGGGACGCCAAGGCGGCCGTGGAACACTTCCGCAAGGCAGTGGAGGCCGACCCGCGCGACGCGGACTACCACTTCAACCTGGGTGTCGCGCTGGCACGCGCGGGCGAGCCGGAAGAAGCAGCGCGTGAGCTGCGCCGGGCCCTGGAACTCACACCGGAGGACACCGAGGTCCAGAGTGTGCTGGAAAACCTGGCAAAGGCGCAGAGCGGGTCGCGGCCGCCGCAGGAGCGCATCAAGCTGAACTATGACGAAAGCTCCTACCGGCAGATGGCGATGCAGATCCAGAACGTAAACGAGCAGCGGCTGGCGTCGGTGGACCCGGTGTCGCATGCCCGTTTCCACACGGAGCGCGGGCAGTCGCTCTACGACCAGGGGTTCGTGCTGGACGCGGAAGGCGAGTTCCGCGAAGCCGTGGTGCTGGACCCAACCGATTCCGCGGCTCACGCGGGGCTGGCCGCCGTGCTGGAGCGCCTGAATGACGCCAGCGGAGCGCGCGCCGAGGCGCGGGCCGCGCTGCGCCTGGCGGAGCGCACCGACGCATTGCTGGTGCTGGCGCGGCTGGACTTGAGAGAGAATAGAGTGGAAGCCGCAGCGGAAAGCGTCGCCAAGGCGCTCGCGATCGAACCGCAGAACGCCGAAGCTGCCGCATTGCAGCGGACGGTGGCGTCCCGCTTGGCGGAGAAAGCGCCGGCGGCGCAAAAGCCATGA